GGTGCCGAATCCTCCGTCCTCCAGTTCGGTGGCCAATTGCACCGGAATCACGGCGTCGCCGCTTCCGCCCCCAGGACCCGACCCCAGATCGATGATGACGCCTTGAGGCAAGAGCACGCCCACCAGCAGCAGGATTCCCAACAGAGCCACGTGCCCCAGCACCGAATAGAGCAGGGGACGGCTCATCTTCTCGTCCTTGACGTGGGAACTCAACAACTGGTGTTTCATGGCCTTCTCCCTCTCGGGCGCCTGTCCTCTCGGGCCGCATCTAGAGCATAACGCATCGGCATCGCCTTCAGGGCTCCTGGGGACGGGCCAGGGGTTTGGTCACCAGGTTGACCCGCGTGAATCCGGCCTGCCTGATCTGATCCACTACGGCCACGATGGTCTTCCAGGACACGTCTTCGTCGGCTTGCAGGAAGACCGGCTCTTCAGGGTCGTTCAAGTCAGCTTGCAGCCGTTCCGGCAAGGCATTGAAGTTGATGGGGCTGGAGCGATAGAAAAGACGCTCGTCGCGGCTGATGGTAATGACGGCCTGCTGCTCGGGATTGCGGGCCTCGGTCTGAGTGGTCCGGGGCAGGTTGACCTCGATGCCCGTCTGCAGGATGGGGGCGGTCACCATGAAGATGATCAGCAGCACCAGCATCACGTCCACCAGCGGAGTCACGTTGATCTCCGACATGGAGGGGCGGGTCTGGGTCGACTGAGGTTTGAAGGCCATCGACGTCCCCTCCTAGAGCAGGCTGCTTTCCACCGTGTTGAGGACTTCGGCCGAGAAATCGTCCATTTCGGCCCCGAAGACCTTCAGCCGCTGTATGAAGTGATTGTAGAAGATGACCGCCGGGATGGCTGCGAACAGTCCGGCCGCGGTGGCCACCAGCGCCTCTGAAATGCCGGGGGCCACGGCCTGGATGGTGGTAGCCGAGCCTTGCCCCAGTCCCTGGAAGGCGTTGATGATGCCAATGACGGTGCCGAAGAGTCCGATGAAGGGCGTCACCGAGCCGGTCGTGGCCAGCCAGTCCAGCGAACGCTCCAGTACCGTCATTTCGTTTTGTGCCGATTTGTCCAGAGCCCTTTGCAGGCTGTCCAGGCTGCGTAAGGCGGTGGCCGTCGAGGGATGCTCTTTCTCGCCTTGCTTTGAAGCGCTCAACTGACGGTGCAGTTCCTGGTATCCGGTCTTGTACATGCCGGCCAGCGGAGACATGGTATAGCGCTCGCATTCCTGGTAGATCTCGGAAAGGCTGGCTTTCTTCTTAAAGACCTCGTAAAAGTCCTGAGACTCTGATTCGACCTGTCCGTAAAAGCGCCATTTCTTGACGATGATGGCCCAGGAAAGGACCGAGAAAAAGACTAGAATCAAGAGCACCAGCAGCGCGATGGGTCCGCTGTTGGCGATCAGTTGCCAGAAGCTGCCGAAGCCCTGAGCCAAAACCGAGTCGATGTGCAAAATCCTGCCTCCTTGCCCTCCATAGCTTCAGCGACGGAGGGTCCGCCCCAAGCTACATCGGCGATCCTGAAGAACCGCTGCTCCACCTCCAACACTCTACCAATTTCGCCTGACTCACGTCTTGCAGCCCATCGCCCCACCCTCCTCTCTGCGGATGTGCCGCGAGAGGGGATGCTGCTATGCTGATAGCGTCTCTGTACTTGGAGACGCTACGCGACAAGGAGGCAGACACCAGGCCCTATGCTGAAGTTCCTGTCCATCGAAAATTTCGCCCTCATCGACAGCCTTCAGGTCGAGTTCCAGGAAGGCCTCAATCTGGTCACGGGCGAAACCGGTTCGGGCAAGTCGATCCTGGTGGACGCCGTGGGCCTGGCCGCCGGCGGACGCGCCACTCAGGAGATGGTGCGTCAAGGCTTCGACAAAGCCCAGGTAGAAGGCCTCTTCGAACTGGACGCGGACCATCCCGTCCGCAAGCAACTGGAGGAGGCGGGCGTGGAGGCCGGGGACGGCCAGCTCATTGTCCGCCGGGAGATCTCGCTGAGCGGCGCCAACAAGGTCTTCATCAACGGGCGCTTGTCCACCGCCGGACTGCTCAGCGAATTGGGAAGCTGGCTGGTCGACATCCACGGCCAGCACGATCAGCAGCACCTGCTTCAGCCTTCCAACCACCTTGAGTTTCTGGATGCCTTCGGCGAGCACGACGCTGCCCTGAGAGAGGTGTCCGGCCTCTACCAGGAGTGGAAGGAGATCAAAGACAAGATCCGCACTCTGCGCGAAGGCGAACAGGAACGCCTGCAACGGCTCGACACGCTGCGCTTTCAGGCTCAGGAGCTGGAGAAGCTCGACCTGAGTCCGGGTCTGGTGGAAGAGCTGAAGGACGAGCGGCGCCTGCTTTCCACCGCCGAGAAACGTCTCTCCAATTCCATAGAAGCCTTTCAGATCCTCTACGAGCAGGACTCCTCGGCCATGGAACTGCTGGGACGCGCCTCGCGCAACTTGCAGGAGTTGGCCGAAATCGACGAAAGCCTGAAGGAGTCGGCGGCCAAGCTCGATGAACTGCGCTTCCAGATGGAAGAGGTGTCCTTCGGTCTGCGAGACTATTCCGACGGCATCCATTTCAACCCCGAGCGCCAGGAGGCCGTTGAGCAGCGCCTGGCCGAGCTGCAGCGGGCCATGCGCAAGTACGGAAAGAACGTCGAGGAGTTGATCGACTACGCCCAAGGCATCGGGCCAGAGATGGAAGAGCTGGAAAACAGCGAGGAGCGCGCCGAGCAGTTGGAGGCCCAAGAAAAGGAGCTGGCCGATGAGTTCATGAAAGCGTCCCAGGCGCTTTCCCAACGGCGCAAACGGGCTGCCAAGAAGCTGTCCAAGGCGGTGGAGAAGGAACTGGCCGAACTGGCCATGAAGAAGACGGTCTTCGAAGTCGACATCGAGAGCGGCGGCCAGTGGGCCGGTCCGCGCGGGGTCGACCGGGTGGAGTTTCTAATCAGCCCCAACCCCGGCGAGGAACCGCGTCCACTGGCCAAGATCGCCTCGGGCGGGGAGCTGTCGCGCATTATCCTG
This is a stretch of genomic DNA from Acidobacteriota bacterium. It encodes these proteins:
- a CDS encoding MotA/TolQ/ExbB proton channel family protein encodes the protein MHIDSVLAQGFGSFWQLIANSGPIALLVLLILVFFSVLSWAIIVKKWRFYGQVESESQDFYEVFKKKASLSEIYQECERYTMSPLAGMYKTGYQELHRQLSASKQGEKEHPSTATALRSLDSLQRALDKSAQNEMTVLERSLDWLATTGSVTPFIGLFGTVIGIINAFQGLGQGSATTIQAVAPGISEALVATAAGLFAAIPAVIFYNHFIQRLKVFGAEMDDFSAEVLNTVESSLL
- the recN gene encoding DNA repair protein RecN, with product MLKFLSIENFALIDSLQVEFQEGLNLVTGETGSGKSILVDAVGLAAGGRATQEMVRQGFDKAQVEGLFELDADHPVRKQLEEAGVEAGDGQLIVRREISLSGANKVFINGRLSTAGLLSELGSWLVDIHGQHDQQHLLQPSNHLEFLDAFGEHDAALREVSGLYQEWKEIKDKIRTLREGEQERLQRLDTLRFQAQELEKLDLSPGLVEELKDERRLLSTAEKRLSNSIEAFQILYEQDSSAMELLGRASRNLQELAEIDESLKESAAKLDELRFQMEEVSFGLRDYSDGIHFNPERQEAVEQRLAELQRAMRKYGKNVEELIDYAQGIGPEMEELENSEERAEQLEAQEKELADEFMKASQALSQRRKRAAKKLSKAVEKELAELAMKKTVFEVDIESGGQWAGPRGVDRVEFLISPNPGEEPRPLAKIASGGELSRIILALKSVLTLEPYAKTLVFDEVDSGVGGRVASSIGDKLARLGRHHQVFCVTHLPQVACYAARHLLVGKQTRQGRTTLHIEVLDASQRVEELSRMLAGETVTEATRQHARELLQRADSEKTETGVG
- a CDS encoding biopolymer transporter ExbD, whose amino-acid sequence is MAFKPQSTQTRPSMSEINVTPLVDVMLVLLIIFMVTAPILQTGIEVNLPRTTQTEARNPEQQAVITISRDERLFYRSSPINFNALPERLQADLNDPEEPVFLQADEDVSWKTIVAVVDQIRQAGFTRVNLVTKPLARPQEP